The genomic DNA GGCCTGTGACTCGAGCAGAAGATCACGACCGGTGATTCCGGCGTCGAGGATGCCCGAGCCGACGTAGATGGCGATGTCGCGGGGACGCAGGTAGAAGAATTCGACTCCGTTGACCTCGTCCTGATGGACCAGGGTCTTGGTTCCGCGTCGAGTGGAGTATCCGGCCTCGCTGAGCATGTCGGAGGCGGCTTCGGACAGTGCGCCCTTGTTGGGCACGGCTACACGCAGCATGGGGTCCCTTTGGAGTTCGATGGCGTCGGGTCGGTCAGGTTCGTGGGAGGGTCTTACAGGTGGGTGTTGACGTCGTCGAGGGTCAGTCCCTTGGCGATCATCATCACCTGTACGTGGTAGAGCAGCTGCGAGATCTCCTCGGCGAGCTCTTCCTTGGTTTCGTATTCGGCGGCCATCCACACTTCGGCGGCCTCTTCCACGACCTTCTTGCCGATCGCATGGACTCCGGCGTCGAGTTCGGCCACGGTCTTCGAACCGGTGGGGCGATCGAGGGATTTCTGCTGGAGTTCGGCGTAGAGAGTCTCAAAGGTCTTCACTTCTCCAGCCTAATGCATCCGCATCGGCCGCAGCATTCGGGGTCTCATGTTCTAAAACGCGGCGGACCCGGGTCTCACCGGTGCGACCGGAGGCTGACCTCAGTCCTCGGGGTCGCGGCCGATGTCGGTTGCCGGACGGTGAGGCGCAGAGATCGTCTGTCGTGACCGCTTCGACCAGTCGACGAGTCCGAGGATGACCATGACGAGGAAGAACAGGTACACGGCACCGGAGAAGACGAGTCCGCCGGAGATCGCCAACGGGATGCCGACGAGGTCGACGGCGAGCCAGACGAACCAGAATTCGACGATGGCCCGGCCCTGGGCGTACATGGCCACGATCGAACCGATGAAGATATAGGCATCGGGGTAGGGGTTCCAGGACCATCCGCCCAGGGCGAGGACCCAGCCGAAGACTCCGGTGCCGATGACGAGAGCTGCGAGCAGGATCGCCCGTTCCTTCCAGCTCGCCCAGCGGACGAGGACTTCACCGGCTGCGGCCTTGGACTTCTTCCATTGCGTCCATCCCCAGACCGCGGCGACGATGATGACGACCTGCCGAGAGGCGTTGCCGCCGAGGCCGGCGGAGAGGCTGGCGGAGAAGAGGAGGATGGAGCCGAGGATCTGCACCGGCCAGGACAGGATGTTCCGGCGCAGCGCCAGGACGACCGTGGCCAGCGCACAGATGTTGCCGAAAAGGTCGGAGTACGGCACAGGCTTGCCCAGCAGT from Brevibacterium sp. JSBI002 includes the following:
- a CDS encoding phosphoribosyl-ATP diphosphatase produces the protein MKTFETLYAELQQKSLDRPTGSKTVAELDAGVHAIGKKVVEEAAEVWMAAEYETKEELAEEISQLLYHVQVMMIAKGLTLDDVNTHL
- a CDS encoding nicotinamide mononucleotide transporter family protein → MDLFDWLNTPAFELLGKPVPYSDLFGNICALATVVLALRRNILSWPVQILGSILLFSASLSAGLGGNASRQVVIIVAAVWGWTQWKKSKAAAGEVLVRWASWKERAILLAALVIGTGVFGWVLALGGWSWNPYPDAYIFIGSIVAMYAQGRAIVEFWFVWLAVDLVGIPLAISGGLVFSGAVYLFFLVMVILGLVDWSKRSRQTISAPHRPATDIGRDPED